In Desulfosediminicola ganghwensis, a single window of DNA contains:
- a CDS encoding glycosyltransferase family 4 protein produces the protein MNIAYYMPFKPLGHPNPSGDLVAGTELYNYLTKAGHNCQLASRLRCRWIYLRPFAFMRLLAEQKRVSQSLSTAPVDLWLSYHSYYKAPDLLGPYCAKKLGIPYVIFQGIYSTKRRRKLKTLPGFYLNRRTLSAADLIFTNKKRDHRNLLRLLPPDRVSYIAPGLHTRDFTFSNEARSRLRSQYELADKVVVMSAAMFRPGVKTDGLTTVIRSCAKLVKEGADIQLLIAGDGNSRAQLKKTGKQLLGKNITFLGKIPRNELYQYYSAADIFAFPGVEESLGMVYLEAQSCGLPVVAYEDWGGGEVIRNSETGLLSSVSEPDLFTQNLKHLVADQELRRALGSNAASHARTHHELDQNYDFLCKRLEDIRTR, from the coding sequence ATGAATATTGCGTACTATATGCCGTTCAAGCCCCTGGGACATCCCAATCCATCCGGTGACCTTGTTGCGGGAACGGAGCTTTACAACTATCTCACAAAGGCAGGCCACAACTGTCAACTTGCCAGTCGGCTGAGGTGCCGCTGGATTTATCTGCGCCCGTTTGCTTTTATGAGACTGCTTGCCGAGCAGAAGAGGGTCTCGCAATCCTTAAGCACAGCCCCTGTTGATCTCTGGCTGAGCTATCACAGTTATTATAAGGCTCCGGATTTACTTGGCCCGTACTGCGCGAAAAAGCTGGGCATACCATATGTGATATTTCAGGGAATTTACTCTACCAAACGGCGTCGCAAGCTTAAAACATTGCCCGGCTTCTATCTCAACCGGCGAACCCTATCTGCTGCCGACCTGATCTTTACCAACAAGAAACGCGATCACCGTAACCTACTGCGCCTGCTTCCCCCTGACCGGGTCTCGTATATCGCCCCAGGCCTGCACACCAGGGACTTCACCTTCAGCAATGAGGCCAGAAGCCGACTTCGCAGCCAATATGAACTCGCAGATAAAGTTGTTGTCATGAGCGCTGCCATGTTCCGCCCCGGAGTAAAAACTGATGGACTCACCACAGTCATCAGATCCTGTGCCAAGCTGGTCAAAGAGGGCGCTGACATCCAGCTTCTCATTGCCGGAGACGGCAACAGCAGGGCTCAACTCAAAAAAACCGGCAAACAGCTACTCGGCAAGAACATAACTTTTTTAGGGAAAATTCCACGAAATGAGCTTTATCAGTACTATAGCGCAGCAGATATCTTTGCCTTTCCCGGTGTCGAAGAATCTCTGGGTATGGTGTATCTCGAAGCCCAGTCATGCGGGTTGCCGGTAGTGGCTTATGAAGACTGGGGCGGTGGCGAGGTTATACGAAACAGTGAGACAGGGCTACTTTCAAGCGTATCGGAACCAGATCTTTTCACCCAAAACCTTAAACATCTTGTTGCCGATCAGGAATTGCGTCGGGCCCTTGGCAGCAATGCCGCTTCCCACGCACGAACCCATCACGAACTTGATCAGAATTACGATTTTCTCTGCAAACGTCTTGAAGATATCCGGACCCGGTGA
- a CDS encoding ABC transporter substrate binding protein: MLQFRLRFFAISLLFVICSLLNPLATMAQKEKKTVLYLNSYHDGYQWSDNVLEGIRNVLTESEYMIDLQIEYMDVKKYNYDIIKTTLYTLYKEKFKYEIFDVVLVSDNDALSFVHEYRDELFPDVPIVFCGVNGIETVDLAMGNITGVIENFDLAGTLDIARELHPHKKRMIVFGDDSITGHAIAKQVENKMLLSDPDLHVEFWFSLSVEETVKRVENLPDDTFLFFTPWYQTVNGRFFTTEEVMEEIYAHSKVPLYTSWDFLLGHGVVGGSMLSGAKHGSTAAQIALQVLHGQEAETIPIMIEEAGSYMFDYNVMTRLDIDQSLLPEGATIINSPKIFYELSKELFWTIMISFFLLFTALLFLLIAMSERRKMERQALEQLSFLETLMDSIPQLVSWKDLQGKYLGANRTFIEFFGIDSIESMRDKTAKDVVSDKDYGNWSTQADAAVIKERRPFRKMRRHLIDHSGTSGWLEVNKVPLLDQAGKIVGILSTAENITKEQNLEKQLIQSQKMEAIGTLAGGIAHDFNNILTSIINSTELAMGDVEPGSQTEKDLQRVLRAARRGSRVVKQILSFSRPSSEGFQPTDIAQIIHEVLGLLDASLPANIAVNLEIDSEKMMVNSDPTQIHQVILNLCTNAFHALREVGGTLGIGLSTVCLDIEQAVTMNITDGEYVKMTISDSGHGIDSEIIDNIFDPFFSTKDITEGTGLGLAVVHGIIKGHKGAIKVHSAPGEGTCFEIYLPKSQDNDFPADADTITIDQGNLTILFVEDDEDQLNSVPRILREMGHTVIAIQDPIIAIEQAQLQKDAIDVIISDYDMPAMNGTQLAKTLEDFPIILVSGREDAIIAAKKQPNIIKTIIKPYDKQDLKVALGAKYDKE; encoded by the coding sequence ATGCTGCAATTCAGGCTTCGTTTCTTTGCCATTTCATTACTCTTTGTCATATGTTCGCTACTGAATCCTTTAGCAACCATGGCGCAAAAAGAGAAAAAAACCGTTCTCTACCTGAACTCCTACCACGATGGTTACCAGTGGTCTGATAACGTCCTTGAGGGTATTCGCAATGTTCTGACTGAAAGTGAATACATGATCGATTTGCAGATCGAATATATGGACGTCAAAAAGTACAATTACGATATTATCAAGACCACGCTGTACACCCTGTATAAGGAGAAATTCAAGTACGAAATCTTTGATGTTGTTCTCGTTTCCGACAACGATGCTCTCAGCTTTGTCCACGAATATCGCGATGAACTTTTTCCCGATGTTCCCATCGTTTTCTGTGGAGTCAACGGTATAGAAACAGTTGACTTGGCCATGGGAAATATTACCGGGGTCATCGAAAATTTCGACCTGGCCGGTACCCTGGATATCGCCCGCGAACTCCACCCTCACAAAAAAAGAATGATCGTTTTTGGCGATGACTCTATCACTGGTCACGCGATCGCCAAGCAGGTCGAGAATAAAATGCTGCTTTCCGATCCCGATCTGCACGTCGAATTCTGGTTTTCACTTTCTGTCGAAGAAACAGTAAAAAGAGTCGAAAATCTCCCTGATGACACATTCCTCTTTTTCACCCCCTGGTATCAGACCGTCAATGGCAGATTTTTCACCACCGAAGAAGTAATGGAGGAAATCTATGCTCATTCCAAGGTGCCGCTTTATACCAGTTGGGATTTCCTGCTAGGTCACGGTGTAGTGGGTGGCAGCATGCTTTCCGGGGCCAAACATGGTAGCACGGCAGCGCAGATAGCTCTGCAGGTACTGCACGGCCAGGAAGCTGAAACCATACCCATTATGATCGAGGAGGCGGGCTCTTATATGTTCGACTACAACGTCATGACCCGCCTCGATATAGATCAATCGCTGCTACCTGAGGGCGCTACCATCATCAACAGTCCCAAAATTTTCTACGAGCTGTCGAAAGAGCTGTTCTGGACTATCATGATCTCCTTTTTTCTGCTCTTTACTGCACTCCTGTTCCTGCTCATAGCCATGTCTGAGCGACGCAAAATGGAGCGTCAGGCGCTGGAACAACTTTCATTTCTTGAGACGCTTATGGATTCAATCCCCCAGCTGGTTTCATGGAAGGATCTGCAGGGAAAATACCTCGGTGCAAACAGGACTTTCATTGAATTTTTCGGTATTGACAGTATTGAATCCATGCGCGACAAGACCGCCAAGGATGTGGTGTCGGACAAGGACTACGGGAACTGGTCCACCCAGGCTGATGCGGCCGTTATCAAAGAGCGCAGACCATTCCGCAAGATGCGCAGGCACCTTATTGATCATTCCGGCACTTCAGGCTGGCTTGAGGTAAACAAGGTACCGCTGCTTGATCAGGCCGGAAAAATTGTCGGCATTCTATCCACTGCTGAAAATATTACCAAAGAACAGAACCTGGAAAAACAGCTCATCCAGTCCCAGAAAATGGAGGCGATCGGCACCCTGGCTGGTGGCATTGCCCACGATTTCAACAACATTCTGACCTCAATAATCAATTCCACCGAGCTCGCCATGGGCGACGTTGAGCCAGGCTCCCAGACCGAAAAGGATCTACAGAGAGTGTTGCGGGCTGCCCGTCGGGGAAGCCGGGTGGTCAAGCAGATTCTCTCGTTCAGCAGACCGTCCAGTGAAGGTTTTCAGCCAACGGACATCGCCCAGATCATCCATGAGGTGCTCGGCCTCCTTGACGCCTCCCTGCCTGCAAACATCGCGGTCAACCTGGAGATTGATTCTGAGAAAATGATGGTCAACAGTGACCCGACCCAGATTCACCAGGTCATCCTCAATCTCTGTACCAACGCCTTCCATGCGTTACGGGAAGTCGGCGGTACGCTCGGGATTGGTCTGTCAACCGTCTGCCTCGACATTGAACAGGCTGTAACCATGAACATTACGGATGGCGAATATGTGAAAATGACAATCTCCGATTCGGGTCACGGCATAGACTCCGAAATTATTGACAATATCTTCGACCCTTTTTTCTCAACCAAAGACATTACCGAAGGGACCGGTCTGGGCCTCGCTGTTGTCCATGGTATCATCAAGGGCCATAAGGGAGCCATAAAGGTGCACAGCGCCCCTGGTGAGGGCACTTGTTTTGAGATATACCTGCCCAAGAGCCAAGACAACGATTTCCCGGCAGATGCTGACACCATCACGATCGATCAGGGCAATCTCACCATCCTCTTTGTGGAAGATGATGAAGACCAGCTCAACAGTGTCCCGCGGATTCTCCGTGAGATGGGGCACACTGTCATTGCTATTCAGGACCCAATTATCGCCATTGAACAGGCACAGCTTCAAAAAGATGCAATAGATGTTATTATCTCCGATTACGACATGCCGGCCATGAACGGAACGCAGTTGGCTAAAACTCTGGAAGACTTCCCGATAATTCTGGTCTCCGGCAGGGAAGATGCGATAATTGCGGCAAAAAAACAGCCTAATATTATTAAAACAATTATCAAGCCTTACGATAAACAGGACCTGAAAGTTGCACTGGGCGCCAAGTATGACAAGGAGTAA
- a CDS encoding sigma-54-dependent transcriptional regulator: MNQMLILDDDIEACETIESLITRQSHSCDMAHSLKVGLNLLKTKSYDVVFLDVHLPDGNGLDILPEIMALPNPPEVIILTGKGDPDGAELAIKGGVWDYILKPSSVREITLTLNRALKYRQEKNARSEQQQLDLSLVVGVSPGIKTCVQLTSKAARSDSNVLITGETGTGKELFARTIHQNSRRSNQNFVVIDCASLTESLVESTLFGHRKGAFTGAQSDQPGLVKLADGGTLFLDEVGEMPLSLQKVFLRVLQERHFRPVGAPQEDTSNFRLIAATNRDLDMMVEQGKFRSDLLFRINTMHIRLPPLRKRTEDIKPLILSRMNTLEKEYGLTPKRLGDDFLNTLLNYNWPGNVRELFNILERAMVNADEENTLYGVHLSRELRIQVAKAQIKQMTGSEVTSDEAYSANDGVRKIGQEIFKDIFDRPLPPLKEFKGMTEKIYLSEMIRQCNGEITPILKKSELSRSHFYSLLKKYGLSL; the protein is encoded by the coding sequence ATGAACCAAATGCTGATACTCGATGATGACATAGAAGCTTGCGAGACCATAGAGAGCCTGATCACCAGGCAATCCCACAGCTGTGACATGGCCCACAGCCTGAAAGTCGGCTTGAATCTCCTGAAAACCAAGAGCTATGATGTCGTCTTTTTAGATGTCCATCTTCCAGACGGCAACGGCCTCGACATCCTGCCGGAGATAATGGCCCTGCCCAACCCTCCCGAGGTGATAATCCTCACGGGCAAAGGTGACCCTGACGGTGCAGAACTCGCCATCAAGGGTGGAGTCTGGGACTATATCCTGAAGCCTTCCAGTGTGCGCGAGATTACCCTGACCCTCAACCGGGCCTTGAAATACAGGCAGGAAAAGAATGCCCGCAGCGAGCAACAACAGCTCGATCTCAGCCTGGTGGTTGGCGTCAGCCCAGGCATCAAGACCTGCGTGCAGCTCACTTCCAAGGCCGCGCGCTCAGACTCCAATGTCCTCATCACCGGTGAAACAGGTACGGGTAAAGAACTTTTTGCCCGTACTATTCACCAGAACAGCAGGCGCTCAAACCAGAATTTTGTGGTTATCGACTGCGCTTCCCTTACCGAATCGCTGGTTGAATCAACGCTTTTCGGCCACCGCAAAGGCGCCTTCACCGGTGCCCAGAGTGATCAGCCCGGGCTGGTTAAACTTGCTGATGGCGGTACCCTGTTCCTTGATGAAGTTGGAGAAATGCCCCTGTCCCTGCAGAAAGTTTTTCTGCGGGTATTGCAAGAACGGCACTTCAGGCCCGTTGGTGCGCCGCAGGAGGACACCTCCAACTTCCGGCTTATTGCAGCAACAAACAGGGATCTCGACATGATGGTGGAACAGGGGAAGTTCAGGAGCGATCTGCTCTTTAGAATCAACACCATGCACATCCGCCTGCCGCCTCTGAGAAAACGTACCGAGGATATCAAGCCGCTCATTCTCTCCCGGATGAACACGCTCGAAAAGGAATATGGTCTGACTCCCAAGAGGCTTGGTGATGATTTCCTCAACACCCTGCTGAACTACAACTGGCCAGGCAATGTACGTGAGCTTTTCAACATCCTGGAACGAGCCATGGTCAACGCTGATGAGGAGAACACTCTCTATGGCGTCCACCTCTCCAGGGAACTGCGTATACAGGTTGCCAAAGCCCAGATCAAGCAGATGACCGGCTCTGAAGTCACCAGCGATGAAGCCTACTCTGCCAACGACGGTGTCCGAAAAATTGGACAAGAGATATTCAAAGATATTTTTGACCGGCCACTACCCCCTCTAAAAGAGTTCAAAGGCATGACTGAAAAGATCTACCTGAGCGAAATGATTCGCCAGTGTAACGGTGAAATTACTCCAATTTTAAAGAAATCTGAGCTTTCCCGCTCTCACTTCTACTCCCTTCTGAAAAAGTACGGCCTCTCACTGTAG
- a CDS encoding LutC/YkgG family protein, producing MPTNVQLSRFMEAARRVGAEVTQLEGLQNVADYVAANSTGKALVPDTALAAKYSLGSLLKETGVDVHEGSFRNAGNFPGAGVTFSNFAMADTGTVVLESTMEDIRLATTLPEKHFVIVDPETVLEDNLAAVAPMTQMHKGNEPRFMAYVTGPSRTADIERVLTIGCHGPRELHILVVEGISSDLMEI from the coding sequence ATGCCCACAAACGTTCAACTCTCCCGCTTCATGGAAGCCGCCCGCAGGGTAGGTGCTGAAGTAACACAACTGGAAGGCCTTCAGAATGTTGCCGACTATGTTGCAGCAAACTCCACCGGCAAAGCCCTCGTTCCTGATACTGCCCTCGCGGCAAAGTACAGCCTTGGCAGTCTGTTAAAAGAGACTGGCGTCGATGTCCATGAAGGTAGTTTCCGCAATGCAGGCAATTTCCCGGGTGCAGGTGTTACCTTCAGTAATTTTGCCATGGCGGATACCGGTACCGTGGTTCTGGAAAGCACGATGGAGGATATTCGTCTTGCAACCACGCTGCCTGAAAAACACTTTGTCATAGTCGATCCGGAGACCGTGCTGGAGGACAACCTCGCAGCTGTCGCACCCATGACCCAGATGCACAAGGGCAACGAGCCCAGATTTATGGCCTATGTCACTGGTCCCAGCCGTACTGCCGATATTGAGCGCGTGCTGACCATTGGTTGCCACGGTCCAAGAGAACTTCACATTCTGGTGGTTGAAGGAATTTCCAGCGACCTCATGGAAATCTAA
- the ldhH gene encoding L-lactate dehydrogenase (quinone) large subunit LdhH, whose amino-acid sequence MATNPSYKKSVDDAINNPKLSKALHLFGDAYLIARENAYRGLDFDSMRKELAEIKDDVRVRRKELLEEFIKNAEAAGSKVFIAKDVKEANDYVVNLAKKKGAKLVAKSKSMVSEESHLNKALEAAGIRASETDLGEWIVQLAGQRPSHMVMPAIHLFKEDVAQLFGKEVGQKLDPEIKTLVDVARKRLRQEYFDADIGLTGANFLVANTGGIGLVTNEGNARLCATMPDTHVVFAGIHKLVRNMEDAIKATRLLPRNATGQLLTSYVTWIRGTVPSDDKTKEQHIVLIDGGREKLYESKACQDALRCIQCGACANVCPVYQTVGGHVFGSIYISAIGIILTAFYEGLDKAKEITRACIGCRSCTAVCPSNIDLEEIILHLRNEVTSEYGMGLIKNVAFKAVMKNRGLFHSMVRAASKLQRPVTQKGRDNSEKRVIRHLPMHFMDRDFTEWRDLPSVAETSFRDMFKDIKQDVTNPKYKVGFFVGCGADFVYPEVGTSLIKVLNALDVEVVFPQQQNCCGIPALYSGDTGTGVELAKQNVEAFSEHNLDYVLSICPTCTMGVKRDFCERLADDPAWSAKAEALAAKTLDASAFLENVLGASEKLGEMSQLGEITYHDSCHLKRGNNVYKEPRALLSASGFEIKEMKNSDRCCGFGGTYSFLSHPQISKQITKDKIEAIKDANVKTVAMDCPGCMIMLKGAMGKANPNIRCVHTVELMAEALAKK is encoded by the coding sequence ATGGCCACCAATCCATCATATAAAAAGAGCGTCGACGACGCGATCAACAACCCGAAACTGAGCAAAGCCCTTCATCTCTTTGGAGACGCCTACCTTATCGCTCGCGAGAATGCCTACCGGGGCCTCGATTTCGATAGTATGCGCAAGGAGCTGGCTGAGATTAAAGATGACGTACGTGTACGTCGTAAAGAGCTGCTCGAAGAATTTATCAAGAATGCAGAAGCTGCTGGCTCCAAAGTATTTATCGCCAAGGATGTAAAAGAGGCCAACGATTACGTGGTCAACCTGGCGAAGAAGAAAGGTGCCAAGCTTGTCGCCAAATCCAAGTCGATGGTCAGTGAGGAATCTCATCTGAACAAAGCCCTCGAAGCCGCAGGTATCCGTGCCTCCGAGACCGATCTCGGTGAGTGGATCGTGCAACTTGCCGGGCAGCGCCCCAGCCATATGGTTATGCCCGCTATCCATCTGTTCAAGGAAGATGTGGCACAGCTTTTTGGTAAGGAGGTCGGCCAGAAGCTGGACCCTGAAATCAAAACCCTGGTAGATGTCGCCCGTAAGCGTCTGCGCCAGGAGTACTTCGATGCCGACATCGGCCTCACCGGAGCCAATTTCCTGGTGGCCAACACCGGTGGAATCGGCCTGGTAACCAACGAGGGCAACGCCCGTCTTTGCGCTACCATGCCGGACACCCACGTCGTTTTTGCCGGTATCCACAAGCTGGTCCGCAATATGGAAGACGCCATCAAGGCCACCCGCCTGCTGCCCCGTAATGCCACCGGCCAGCTGCTGACTTCCTACGTTACCTGGATCCGCGGCACCGTACCAAGCGACGACAAGACCAAAGAGCAGCATATCGTTCTGATCGACGGTGGTCGTGAGAAGCTCTACGAGTCAAAAGCATGTCAGGACGCCCTGCGCTGTATTCAGTGTGGTGCCTGCGCCAACGTCTGCCCTGTCTACCAGACCGTGGGCGGCCATGTGTTCGGCTCCATTTACATCTCAGCCATCGGCATCATCCTCACCGCATTCTACGAAGGTCTGGATAAAGCCAAGGAAATCACCCGAGCCTGTATCGGTTGTCGCTCCTGTACCGCCGTTTGTCCGTCAAATATCGACCTTGAAGAGATCATCCTCCACCTGCGTAACGAGGTGACCAGTGAGTACGGCATGGGATTGATCAAGAACGTGGCTTTCAAGGCAGTAATGAAAAACCGTGGTCTGTTCCACTCCATGGTTCGTGCCGCCTCCAAACTGCAACGCCCGGTCACCCAAAAGGGTCGTGACAACTCCGAGAAGCGGGTAATCCGCCATCTTCCGATGCATTTCATGGATCGTGATTTCACCGAATGGCGTGACCTACCTTCCGTGGCCGAAACCTCTTTCCGTGATATGTTCAAGGATATCAAGCAGGATGTCACCAACCCTAAATACAAGGTTGGGTTCTTCGTCGGTTGCGGCGCGGACTTTGTCTATCCTGAAGTGGGGACCAGCCTGATCAAGGTGTTAAACGCCCTGGATGTGGAAGTTGTCTTCCCCCAACAACAGAACTGTTGCGGTATCCCGGCGCTCTACTCCGGTGACACCGGTACCGGTGTCGAGCTGGCAAAACAAAACGTTGAGGCTTTTTCCGAACATAACCTGGATTACGTTCTCTCCATCTGCCCGACCTGTACCATGGGTGTCAAGCGCGACTTCTGCGAGCGTCTGGCCGATGATCCTGCATGGTCAGCCAAGGCGGAAGCACTTGCGGCCAAAACCTTGGATGCATCAGCTTTTCTTGAAAACGTGCTTGGTGCCTCTGAAAAGCTCGGCGAAATGAGCCAGCTTGGCGAGATCACCTACCATGACTCCTGCCACTTGAAGCGCGGTAACAACGTGTACAAAGAACCACGTGCCCTGCTCTCCGCTTCCGGTTTTGAGATCAAGGAGATGAAGAACAGCGATCGTTGTTGCGGTTTCGGCGGCACCTACTCGTTCCTGAGTCACCCGCAGATCTCCAAACAGATCACCAAGGACAAGATCGAGGCAATCAAGGATGCCAACGTCAAGACCGTTGCCATGGATTGCCCGGGCTGTATGATCATGCTCAAAGGTGCCATGGGTAAGGCCAACCCCAATATCCGCTGTGTGCACACCGTGGAGTTGATGGCCGAGGCTCTCGCCAAAAAGTAA
- a CDS encoding MFS transporter, giving the protein MHTLLDNYDNSGFYRWVIVLAGVLGLFAALGLGRFSLGMMLPAMAEGVGMSYSQMGVVSTLNFCGYLAAVLVCGRLNRLLGARVLIFLALLLVGLSMALISCLDSYIGIVLLYCCTGVGTALANVPIMALISTWFEPGMRGRAAGICVMGNGLGLVFSGQLVPLLNEMAFGWRSSWLVLGWVVVVIAVVALLLIRNSPAEKRSTWLDSAKNSRKHQNYRVERAASGQPLHRKKAILHCGLLYFLFGFTYVIYVTFMVTFLVEERGYSEYGAGQLWALAGLFSLGSGPLFGYFSDRYGRKSALMVVFGLQACAYLLVGFSLPPVAIYASLVCYAIVAWSVPSIMAALVGDYVGAEGAAAAFGFVTFIFGIGQIAGPALAGGLAEKWGSFQPAFLAAAFCVALAGAFSAGLPGSSTGKEKG; this is encoded by the coding sequence ATGCATACTTTGCTGGACAATTATGACAACAGTGGCTTTTATCGCTGGGTGATTGTGTTGGCCGGAGTGCTTGGGTTATTTGCGGCACTCGGGCTTGGACGGTTTTCTTTGGGAATGATGTTGCCCGCTATGGCCGAAGGGGTGGGGATGAGCTATTCCCAGATGGGGGTGGTGTCTACCCTGAACTTCTGCGGTTATCTGGCGGCTGTACTGGTTTGTGGCAGGTTGAACCGTCTGTTGGGCGCGCGGGTACTTATATTCCTGGCGCTGTTGCTGGTAGGCTTGTCCATGGCGTTAATAAGCTGCCTTGACTCCTACATTGGCATTGTGCTGCTCTATTGCTGTACCGGGGTGGGTACAGCACTGGCTAATGTGCCGATAATGGCCTTGATATCAACCTGGTTTGAACCCGGGATGCGAGGCCGGGCAGCGGGAATTTGTGTAATGGGCAACGGTCTGGGGCTGGTCTTTTCAGGTCAGCTGGTTCCACTGCTCAACGAGATGGCCTTCGGTTGGCGATCGAGTTGGCTGGTGCTGGGATGGGTCGTGGTGGTTATCGCTGTAGTTGCCCTTTTGCTGATACGTAACAGTCCGGCTGAAAAACGAAGCACCTGGCTGGATTCTGCCAAAAATTCGAGAAAGCACCAGAACTACCGAGTTGAGAGGGCGGCCTCCGGGCAGCCACTGCATAGAAAAAAGGCTATTCTCCATTGCGGACTGCTCTATTTCCTCTTTGGCTTCACCTACGTTATTTACGTCACTTTCATGGTGACTTTTCTGGTTGAAGAGCGCGGCTATAGTGAGTACGGAGCTGGCCAGCTCTGGGCCTTAGCCGGTTTGTTCAGCCTGGGTTCAGGACCGTTATTTGGATATTTTTCAGATAGATATGGTAGGAAATCAGCCTTAATGGTGGTGTTCGGCCTGCAGGCTTGTGCCTATCTGTTAGTTGGATTTTCATTGCCCCCCGTAGCGATTTATGCATCACTGGTGTGTTATGCCATTGTGGCCTGGAGCGTGCCGTCTATAATGGCGGCGCTGGTGGGGGATTATGTGGGTGCAGAGGGGGCGGCAGCTGCGTTTGGTTTTGTTACCTTTATTTTTGGAATCGGGCAGATTGCCGGACCAGCCCTGGCGGGAGGTCTTGCGGAGAAGTGGGGAAGCTTTCAGCCTGCTTTTCTGGCCGCAGCTTTTTGCGTAGCTCTGGCGGGAGCTTTTTCAGCCGGATTACCAGGCAGTTCAACAGGAAAGGAGAAAGGGTAG
- a CDS encoding EamA family transporter — protein MISNLTLFAGEISALTAALLWAVASIYYADIGQRIGALNLNLLKGIAAILLMSLTLLAGSLFEISSISFETVRAISTKGWLLLFVSGLIGIAIGDTAYFACLKRVGPQKGLMLESTSPLIAAVLALLLYAEYLSLLSWSGITVTTLGVVLVVRYSIGSSQYHTSLTGVLFGLLAATGQAGGIVLSRMALDGQNIEPLAGGLIRLSAGVLFLTCWFWLLKSIGAGRNTSGNTMSLCQAIHALRDRGVFINLVIAVFIGTYLAIWLQQLAVKFTNAGSAQALLGTCPLFGILIAVKQGYCQPKAVWFGLALGIFGILLLFQ, from the coding sequence ATGATCAGCAACCTTACACTTTTTGCAGGGGAGATCTCCGCTCTCACAGCCGCCCTGCTCTGGGCCGTTGCCAGTATCTACTATGCTGATATCGGCCAGCGGATTGGTGCCCTGAATCTCAACCTACTGAAAGGAATTGCCGCAATTTTACTGATGTCACTGACACTGTTGGCGGGAAGCTTGTTCGAGATTTCCAGCATCAGCTTCGAAACCGTCCGGGCCATCTCCACAAAAGGCTGGCTGCTACTGTTTGTCAGCGGGCTGATAGGTATTGCCATCGGCGATACAGCCTACTTCGCCTGCCTGAAGCGTGTCGGCCCGCAAAAGGGCCTGATGCTCGAATCGACCTCTCCCCTCATTGCCGCAGTGCTGGCTCTGCTGCTCTATGCCGAATATCTCTCACTGCTTTCCTGGAGTGGTATCACTGTTACCACCCTTGGAGTAGTCCTGGTAGTCAGGTACTCCATCGGGTCCAGTCAATACCACACCAGCCTGACTGGCGTTCTCTTCGGTCTATTGGCCGCGACCGGCCAGGCTGGGGGAATTGTTCTGTCTCGAATGGCTCTGGATGGGCAGAATATCGAGCCATTGGCAGGAGGACTCATCCGGCTAAGCGCGGGTGTGCTATTCCTGACATGCTGGTTCTGGTTACTAAAATCGATAGGAGCAGGGAGAAATACAAGCGGCAACACCATGTCTTTATGTCAGGCGATCCATGCACTACGCGATAGAGGGGTGTTCATTAATCTTGTTATAGCTGTATTTATTGGAACGTACCTGGCGATCTGGCTCCAGCAGCTGGCGGTAAAATTCACCAACGCCGGCAGCGCCCAGGCCCTGCTTGGAACCTGTCCGCTTTTTGGCATCCTGATCGCGGTGAAGCAGGGATACTGCCAGCCCAAAGCTGTATGGTTCGGGCTGGCGCTTGGGATCTTCGGTATTTTATTGCTGTTTCAGTAA